A region of Streptomyces sp. R44 DNA encodes the following proteins:
- the amcB gene encoding cyclophane-forming radical SAM peptide maturase AmcB, whose translation MNTIDHAGYEQHELLGHQVRDIASQSEGELMAVTHEVHDDGRVVRIAHIRPASGVEWSTAVANVRAVRPTEWRAMTSHRPQRLATVPRAVIMQPTTRCLPMDCTYCYLPLRKKTLLMTVDVARAVAAPVNAWAADDPAFEVVWHGGEPLATGREHLAALMAPFEGVKHSVQTNAALVDDAWCEFLLDHDVAVGVSIDGPVDMNTHRVTLAGHPGFHVTMRGIDRLRRHGIPFSAIAVVSDPDPANAARLYEFFAELGATTLGVNIEEEEGVNRSVQATDSVRTAEFWAARTAAWRDNPVIRLREIQRVLNFAGAVLQNQVTASLPASDPWDPLPTVAHDGGVVMLSPELAGFTDDRFGDFTTGNVLHLGLDVLVAEAEKRTPWITEFWKGVDACRAACPYFAFCGGAHPANRYFEHGGRLDGTRTRYCTTAKIALMEGVTRHVRAHAH comes from the coding sequence GTGAACACCATCGACCACGCCGGGTACGAGCAGCACGAGCTGCTCGGGCATCAGGTACGGGATATCGCTTCCCAGAGCGAGGGCGAGCTCATGGCTGTCACGCACGAAGTGCACGACGACGGCCGTGTGGTCCGCATCGCGCACATCCGTCCCGCCTCCGGCGTGGAGTGGTCGACGGCCGTCGCCAACGTCCGGGCCGTCCGACCGACCGAGTGGAGAGCCATGACCTCGCACCGTCCCCAGAGGCTCGCGACCGTCCCTCGTGCGGTGATCATGCAGCCGACGACGCGGTGCCTGCCCATGGACTGTACGTACTGCTACCTGCCGCTGCGGAAGAAGACGCTCCTCATGACGGTGGATGTCGCCAGGGCAGTGGCCGCGCCGGTCAATGCATGGGCGGCCGATGACCCGGCATTCGAGGTCGTCTGGCACGGGGGCGAGCCCTTGGCCACGGGGCGGGAACACCTGGCCGCGCTGATGGCCCCCTTCGAGGGCGTGAAGCACTCCGTGCAGACGAACGCCGCCCTCGTCGACGACGCCTGGTGCGAGTTCCTGCTGGACCACGACGTGGCCGTGGGGGTCAGCATCGACGGTCCCGTAGACATGAACACCCACCGTGTGACCCTGGCCGGGCACCCCGGATTCCACGTGACGATGCGGGGAATCGACCGCCTCCGCCGTCACGGCATCCCGTTCTCCGCGATCGCAGTCGTCTCCGACCCCGACCCGGCGAACGCTGCCCGTCTGTACGAGTTCTTCGCCGAACTCGGTGCCACCACGCTCGGCGTGAACATCGAAGAGGAGGAGGGTGTCAATCGCTCCGTACAGGCGACCGACTCCGTCCGTACGGCGGAGTTCTGGGCCGCCCGCACCGCCGCCTGGCGGGACAACCCAGTCATACGGCTGCGGGAGATTCAGCGCGTACTGAACTTCGCCGGTGCGGTTCTGCAGAACCAGGTCACGGCGTCACTCCCGGCCTCCGACCCGTGGGACCCGCTGCCCACCGTCGCCCATGACGGCGGCGTGGTCATGCTCTCGCCCGAGCTGGCCGGATTCACCGACGACCGGTTCGGCGACTTCACCACCGGCAACGTGCTCCACCTCGGCCTCGACGTCCTCGTTGCCGAGGCCGAGAAACGCACCCCATGGATCACCGAGTTCTGGAAGGGCGTCGACGCCTGCCGCGCCGCATGCCCCTACTTCGCCTTCTGCGGTGGAGCCCACCCTGCCAACCGGTACTTCGAACACGGCGGCCGGCTGGATGGAACCAGGACCCGGTACTGCACCACCGCCAAGATCGCCCTGATGGAAGGAGTAACGCGCCATGTCCGCGCACATGCCCACTGA
- a CDS encoding ArsR family transcriptional regulator → MGYDAHNALAEADLSGASYKLFHKMCALQNRKDHGLVRVESQVKFAEQVGMSQSSVSRSLRQLAEAGFIYPDGRDWRIRPDFAFNGNGAAQGQAVQNIPAATPDPYARKGAELTVIDGGDASDT, encoded by the coding sequence ATGGGATACGACGCACACAACGCCCTCGCCGAGGCTGACCTCAGCGGGGCGTCCTACAAGCTGTTCCACAAGATGTGCGCCCTTCAGAACCGGAAGGACCACGGTCTCGTCCGCGTGGAGAGCCAGGTCAAATTCGCCGAGCAGGTGGGCATGTCCCAGTCGTCCGTCTCACGGTCCCTGCGGCAGCTCGCCGAGGCCGGATTCATCTACCCCGACGGCCGTGATTGGCGCATTCGCCCCGACTTCGCGTTCAACGGCAACGGTGCCGCGCAGGGCCAGGCCGTACAGAACATCCCCGCCGCGACCCCCGACCCGTACGCACGGAAGGGCGCCGAGCTGACCGTCATAGACGGCGGCGACGCCAGCGACACGTGA
- a CDS encoding pentapeptide repeat-containing protein, with the protein MTTPDLDEADLYLSTVETLDSARGIVQDFAFGDADLRSLDLDTRLITGRIKGVHSQRVEFQALNLHRVEIRDSDLRSVRWGESKLTRVVVRDCKLMGAALDGLVLDDVLFEGCRFDYAAFDKIRVTGPLVFTGCVFTEAVFSDCDLSDAVFFDCTLRLTEFGAGRYRDTDLRGNDLSKIRGVTNLAKVRIDHTQQADLAHALVNELDITVGDN; encoded by the coding sequence GTGACGACCCCGGACCTGGACGAGGCCGACCTGTACCTGTCGACCGTCGAAACCCTCGACAGCGCGCGCGGAATCGTCCAGGACTTCGCCTTCGGAGACGCGGACCTGCGGTCGCTCGACTTGGACACCCGGCTCATCACCGGCCGCATCAAGGGCGTCCACTCCCAGCGCGTCGAGTTCCAGGCCTTGAATCTGCACCGCGTGGAGATCAGGGACAGTGATCTCCGCTCGGTCCGCTGGGGCGAGAGCAAGCTGACCCGAGTGGTGGTCCGCGACTGCAAGCTCATGGGCGCCGCGCTGGACGGCTTGGTGCTGGACGACGTGCTGTTCGAGGGGTGCAGGTTCGACTACGCGGCATTCGACAAGATCCGCGTCACCGGACCCCTGGTTTTCACAGGCTGTGTGTTCACCGAAGCCGTGTTCAGCGACTGCGATCTGTCCGATGCGGTGTTCTTCGACTGCACCCTCAGGCTCACGGAGTTCGGCGCCGGCCGTTACCGGGACACGGACCTGCGCGGCAACGACCTGTCGAAGATCCGAGGCGTCACGAACCTGGCCAAGGTTCGCATCGATCACACCCAACAGGCCGACCTTGCTCACGCCTTGGTGAACGAACTCGACATCACAGTTGGTGACAACTGA
- a CDS encoding RNA polymerase sigma factor, protein MFEEGELERLVAAAQAGDSGSTEYLLATLRPVVLRRCSRFLPHHADAEEAAQDALLSISTHLGEYSGHGSFLGWVTVIASNAARSTYRSMRRRAEDSHADLPESVDPRTTSVIAGSRLDLMEALAALERQHPTLVESFVLRDLGDLTYVQVAEQLDAPLGTVKDRIHQARRFMRERLVAGS, encoded by the coding sequence GTGTTCGAGGAAGGCGAGTTGGAGCGGCTCGTGGCGGCCGCTCAGGCGGGGGACTCGGGGTCGACGGAGTACCTGCTGGCCACACTGCGGCCGGTGGTGCTGCGACGCTGCTCGCGCTTCCTGCCCCACCACGCCGACGCGGAGGAGGCCGCGCAGGACGCCCTCCTGTCCATCAGCACGCACCTGGGCGAGTACAGCGGCCACGGCTCCTTCCTGGGCTGGGTGACGGTGATCGCCTCGAACGCCGCCCGGTCCACCTACCGTTCGATGCGCCGACGCGCCGAGGACAGCCACGCCGACCTCCCCGAGTCCGTCGACCCGCGTACCACCAGCGTCATCGCCGGGAGCCGGCTCGACCTGATGGAGGCGTTGGCCGCGCTGGAGCGGCAGCACCCCACCCTGGTGGAGTCCTTCGTGCTGCGCGACCTGGGCGACCTGACCTACGTCCAGGTGGCCGAGCAGCTGGACGCCCCGTTGGGCACGGTCAAGGACCGTATCCACCAGGCCCGCCGCTTCATGCGCGAGCGCCTGGTCGCCGGTTCGTGA
- a CDS encoding NAD(P)-dependent oxidoreductase, which produces MTQNSTQASPVTLLGLGAMGTALARTWLAAGYPLTVWNRTPARAEALAAEGAKAADSAAAAVAASGLVVICLLDDASVGTALDGVDLAGKDLVNLTTTTPAQARARAAWAEERGARYLDGGIMAVPPMIGVPEAGGYVFYSGSRELFELHREALAVPVGTKYVGEDAGFAALHDVALLSGMYGMFAGAAHAFALIRREDIDPVAFAPLLADWLAAMAQGVHGTAARLKSQDYTSGVVSHLAMQVAGTPTFLATAEGQGVSPELIRPYFELMRRRLDAGSGEEDLTGVVDLLLDRGAARISA; this is translated from the coding sequence ATGACACAGAACAGCACGCAGGCGTCCCCCGTCACCCTCCTCGGGCTCGGTGCCATGGGTACCGCCCTCGCCCGCACCTGGCTCGCCGCCGGGTATCCGCTCACCGTCTGGAACCGCACCCCCGCCCGCGCGGAGGCGCTCGCCGCCGAGGGGGCGAAGGCCGCGGACAGCGCGGCCGCGGCCGTCGCGGCGAGCGGCCTCGTCGTGATCTGCCTGCTCGACGACGCCTCCGTCGGGACCGCCCTGGACGGCGTCGACCTGGCCGGCAAGGACCTCGTCAACCTCACCACCACGACCCCCGCCCAGGCGCGGGCCCGGGCCGCGTGGGCCGAGGAGCGGGGCGCCCGTTACCTGGACGGCGGCATCATGGCCGTCCCGCCGATGATCGGTGTCCCGGAGGCCGGCGGTTACGTCTTCTACAGCGGCTCCCGGGAGCTGTTCGAGCTCCACCGGGAGGCCCTGGCCGTACCCGTCGGCACGAAGTACGTCGGCGAGGACGCCGGATTCGCCGCCCTGCACGACGTGGCCCTGCTCAGCGGCATGTACGGGATGTTCGCCGGGGCGGCGCACGCCTTCGCGCTGATCCGCCGGGAGGACATCGATCCCGTGGCGTTCGCCCCGCTGCTCGCCGACTGGCTCGCCGCCATGGCCCAGGGCGTCCACGGGACCGCCGCCCGGCTGAAGAGTCAGGACTACACCAGCGGCGTGGTCTCCCACCTCGCCATGCAAGTCGCCGGCACGCCGACGTTCCTGGCCACGGCCGAGGGTCAGGGCGTCAGCCCGGAACTGATCCGGCCCTACTTCGAGCTGATGCGCCGCCGGCTCGACGCGGGCAGCGGCGAGGAGGACCTGACGGGTGTGGTCGACCTGCTGTTGGACCGAGGTGCCGCCCGGATCTCCGCATAG
- the amcA gene encoding multiple cyclophane-containing RiPP AmcA, with the protein MSAHMPTDAATLVMDSPHGFRSLLEAAGTQALATFDNRPTWDNPTPVFDNRPTWDDWSKKS; encoded by the coding sequence ATGTCCGCGCACATGCCCACTGACGCCGCCACCCTCGTGATGGACTCGCCCCACGGCTTCCGGTCCCTGCTGGAGGCTGCTGGGACACAGGCCCTGGCCACCTTCGACAACCGGCCCACGTGGGACAACCCCACTCCGGTGTTCGACAACCGGCCCACCTGGGACGACTGGAGCAAGAAGTCCTAG
- a CDS encoding trehalose-6-phosphate synthase: MATVLVASNRGPVSYVLGEDGSLDARKGGGGLASALSTIDSQESLWVCAALGEGDREAVRRGTGEPGVRMLDIDPGVYADAYNGIANSVLWFLHHHLYDIPREPVFDAGFRRRWESYRSYNRAFAEALAAEAARGAAVLVQDYHLALVPGQLRDLRPDLRIAHFTHTPWASPAYLRMLPADIREELLRGMLGADRLGFHTRAWAEAFEQGAGDLGRTRVAAYPLGVDGEELRALAYRPQVDDRLAHLRDEIGDRKTIVRVDRTELSKNILRGLQAYRELLTAHPEWRDRVVHLASAYPSRQDLEAYRAYTASVTELADEINAEFGTADWQPVLVSVEDDFTRSLAAYRLADVALVNPVRDGMNLVAKEIPVVSESGCALVLSREAGAYEELHEDAITVNPFDVTETAEALHKALTMPPTERADRTKRLAATATAHPPQRWFLDQLEALRER; the protein is encoded by the coding sequence ATGGCAACTGTGCTGGTGGCATCCAACCGGGGCCCGGTCTCGTACGTGCTGGGCGAGGACGGTTCGCTGGACGCCCGCAAGGGCGGCGGCGGCCTTGCGTCGGCCCTGAGCACCATCGACTCCCAGGAGAGCCTCTGGGTGTGCGCGGCGCTCGGCGAGGGCGACCGGGAGGCGGTGAGACGCGGTACGGGCGAGCCGGGCGTGCGGATGCTGGACATCGACCCGGGGGTCTACGCGGACGCGTACAACGGCATCGCGAACTCGGTGCTGTGGTTCCTCCACCACCACCTGTACGACATCCCGCGCGAGCCGGTCTTCGACGCGGGGTTCCGCCGCCGCTGGGAGTCGTACCGGAGCTACAACCGCGCGTTCGCGGAGGCCCTGGCGGCGGAGGCGGCCCGGGGCGCGGCGGTCCTGGTGCAGGACTACCACCTGGCGCTGGTCCCGGGGCAGCTCCGGGACCTCCGCCCCGACCTGCGGATCGCCCACTTCACGCACACCCCCTGGGCCTCCCCCGCGTACCTGCGCATGCTCCCGGCCGACATCCGCGAGGAACTCCTGCGGGGGATGCTCGGCGCGGACCGCCTCGGCTTCCACACGCGCGCGTGGGCGGAGGCCTTCGAGCAGGGCGCGGGCGACCTGGGGCGGACGCGGGTGGCGGCGTACCCCCTGGGGGTGGACGGCGAGGAGCTGCGGGCCCTCGCGTACCGCCCGCAGGTGGACGACCGCCTGGCGCACCTGCGCGACGAGATCGGGGACCGGAAGACCATCGTCAGAGTCGACCGGACGGAACTCTCGAAGAACATCCTGCGAGGCCTGCAGGCCTACCGGGAGCTCCTCACCGCCCACCCGGAATGGCGCGACCGGGTGGTCCACCTGGCCTCGGCGTACCCGTCCCGCCAGGACCTGGAGGCGTACCGCGCGTACACGGCCTCCGTCACGGAGCTCGCCGACGAGATCAACGCCGAGTTCGGCACGGCGGACTGGCAGCCGGTCCTGGTCTCGGTGGAGGACGACTTCACCCGCTCCCTGGCCGCCTACCGCCTGGCGGACGTGGCCCTGGTGAACCCGGTGCGCGACGGCATGAACCTGGTCGCGAAGGAGATACCGGTCGTCTCGGAGTCGGGCTGCGCGCTCGTCCTCTCCCGGGAGGCCGGCGCGTACGAGGAACTCCACGAGGACGCGATCACGGTGAACCCCTTCGACGTCACCGAGACGGCCGAGGCCCTGCACAAGGCCCTGACCATGCCCCCGACGGAACGCGCGGACCGCACGAAGCGCCTGGCGGCGACGGCCACGGCGCACCCGCCGCAGCGGTGGTTCCTGGACCAGCTGGAGGCGCTGCGGGAGCGGTGA
- a CDS encoding helix-turn-helix domain-containing protein, with protein sequence MAVNAVLKQQMADLGLTQEELAARMNAALLDITGRPGDVSDRTVRNLISGATRRPIGRTRKALEAVFRCSLKDLGFACPSTTAPPEGPVERRQFITAGTAIALTSAAPAFSVPRRVGASDIERLHRRFADVVANDHRHGGQLAIEHKAAALADEALSLQASGHASQRVRKQVYASAAAFRSSAMWAAIDGRRFEDATRHMRVAQQLAEMAGDPYIKFRIWSHAGTMYRHMGRPADAAAANDVARKLNITRQDPMFASLGLARQGAIHGAAGDGTAARRAFDQSQDAMLRAYPQAQRPVWMNAFYDQAELDSLALSAFLALGDFERAEAHGHRCLAALRPHMHRSKAIATTRVARAQLEQGDVETAIASAMSVPADASIRHPRVVGMLHTFGRRLETIAPGAALAHTWNQYARDTWRQTA encoded by the coding sequence GTGGCAGTCAACGCCGTGTTGAAGCAACAAATGGCCGACTTAGGCCTCACGCAAGAAGAGTTGGCGGCTCGGATGAACGCCGCGCTGCTGGACATCACCGGCAGGCCCGGCGACGTGTCGGACCGGACCGTGCGGAATCTGATCAGCGGAGCCACCCGGCGCCCGATCGGCCGCACACGCAAGGCGCTGGAAGCGGTCTTCCGCTGCTCGTTGAAAGACCTGGGGTTCGCATGCCCCAGCACCACAGCACCACCGGAGGGCCCAGTGGAACGCCGCCAGTTCATCACGGCCGGGACGGCCATCGCCCTCACATCAGCCGCCCCGGCATTCAGCGTTCCCCGACGGGTCGGCGCCAGCGACATCGAGCGGCTCCACCGCAGATTCGCCGACGTCGTCGCCAACGACCACCGCCACGGCGGACAGCTCGCCATCGAGCACAAGGCCGCAGCGCTCGCGGACGAAGCGCTGTCCCTCCAGGCTTCCGGCCATGCCAGTCAGCGCGTGAGGAAGCAGGTCTACGCCTCGGCTGCCGCGTTCCGTTCCTCCGCGATGTGGGCCGCCATCGACGGGCGCCGGTTCGAGGACGCTACCAGGCACATGCGTGTCGCCCAGCAGCTCGCCGAGATGGCCGGTGATCCGTACATCAAGTTCCGCATCTGGTCCCACGCGGGCACGATGTACCGGCACATGGGGCGCCCGGCCGACGCTGCCGCTGCCAATGACGTGGCCCGGAAGTTGAACATCACCCGCCAGGACCCCATGTTCGCCTCCCTCGGCCTGGCCAGACAGGGCGCGATCCACGGGGCGGCCGGAGACGGCACGGCCGCTCGCCGCGCCTTCGACCAGTCCCAGGACGCCATGCTGCGCGCCTATCCACAGGCGCAGCGTCCTGTGTGGATGAACGCCTTCTACGACCAGGCCGAACTCGACAGCCTCGCCTTGTCGGCGTTCCTCGCCCTCGGCGACTTCGAGCGGGCGGAGGCCCACGGTCATCGCTGCCTCGCCGCCCTACGCCCCCACATGCACCGGTCCAAAGCCATCGCCACGACCCGCGTCGCACGGGCCCAGCTGGAACAAGGAGACGTGGAAACCGCCATCGCAAGCGCCATGTCAGTCCCGGCCGATGCCTCGATCCGCCACCCCCGCGTCGTGGGGATGCTCCACACCTTCGGCCGACGCCTGGAGACAATCGCCCCCGGCGCCGCCCTCGCCCACACCTGGAACCAGTACGCCCGCGACACCTGGAGGCAGACCGCATGA
- a CDS encoding GNAT family N-acetyltransferase — protein MAPLIAAYAKVREPLLHLPNYAVPTFAERLERHGREPGFGAVLAFAPEGRPVGYAYGNTVESGDRWWTRMGEVDAGFSGSPALALKEIGVTVPYRGTGLARRIHDELLAGRSETYVSLMVNAAAGDGKVQRVYESWGYQVIGMSQPSPESPLLSAMIRKIATPEEEVR, from the coding sequence ATGGCTCCGTTGATCGCGGCGTACGCGAAGGTACGCGAGCCTCTGCTTCACCTGCCGAACTACGCGGTGCCGACCTTCGCCGAACGCCTGGAGCGCCACGGCAGGGAGCCAGGGTTCGGGGCGGTGCTGGCCTTCGCCCCCGAGGGCCGGCCAGTGGGCTACGCGTACGGAAACACCGTGGAGAGCGGTGACCGCTGGTGGACGAGGATGGGCGAAGTCGACGCCGGATTCAGCGGCTCCCCGGCTCTGGCCCTCAAGGAGATCGGCGTGACGGTGCCCTACCGGGGGACCGGCCTGGCACGGCGCATCCACGACGAACTGCTCGCCGGACGCAGTGAGACCTACGTGTCACTCATGGTCAATGCGGCAGCGGGCGACGGAAAGGTCCAGCGCGTCTACGAGTCATGGGGATACCAGGTGATCGGCATGAGCCAACCGTCCCCCGAGTCACCCCTGCTCTCCGCGATGATCAGGAAGATCGCTACGCCTGAGGAGGAGGTCCGCTAG
- a CDS encoding serine/threonine-protein kinase: MRKLGRYLLLDRLGAGSFATVWKAYDPELDTEVAVKVLAENWAANADVRERFLAEARLLRRIASPRVVRVHDVGVQEDRPYFVMDYVRGGTLADRVGQGDPREALRLAAEAGYAVQVLHDAGVVHRDVKPSNLLLSTGPAPAEVLVADLGSAKQLADASGLTVTTGTPAYMAPEQAFQTGGFDGRADVYALAVVTYELLTGQKPFGPGGRATALMTDQSTTSTLPALPAGGELPPNVALLLRAAMSVEPADRPPTAQAFADALLAPAPQPQPLKGPGWLTPRTVCLASGAVFTATTLLSWLQR; this comes from the coding sequence ATGCGCAAGCTCGGCCGTTACCTCCTCCTTGACCGGCTCGGAGCCGGCTCCTTCGCGACGGTCTGGAAGGCCTACGATCCGGAACTCGACACCGAGGTCGCGGTGAAGGTGCTGGCCGAGAACTGGGCCGCCAACGCCGATGTGCGCGAGCGGTTCCTGGCGGAGGCGAGGCTGCTGCGCCGGATCGCCAGCCCGCGGGTGGTCCGGGTGCATGACGTCGGGGTGCAGGAGGACCGGCCCTACTTCGTCATGGACTACGTACGCGGCGGCACCCTGGCGGACCGGGTCGGGCAGGGAGACCCGCGGGAGGCGCTGCGGCTGGCCGCGGAGGCGGGCTACGCGGTCCAGGTCCTGCACGACGCGGGTGTGGTGCACCGCGACGTCAAGCCGTCCAACCTGCTGCTCTCCACCGGCCCCGCGCCCGCCGAGGTGCTGGTGGCGGATCTGGGCAGCGCCAAACAACTGGCCGACGCGTCCGGGCTGACGGTGACCACGGGCACCCCCGCGTACATGGCACCGGAACAGGCCTTCCAGACCGGCGGGTTCGACGGAAGGGCCGATGTGTACGCGCTGGCCGTCGTCACCTACGAGCTGTTGACCGGGCAGAAGCCGTTCGGCCCGGGCGGCCGCGCCACAGCCCTGATGACCGACCAGTCGACCACCTCGACGCTGCCCGCGCTCCCCGCCGGAGGGGAGCTCCCACCGAACGTCGCCCTGCTGCTACGGGCCGCGATGTCCGTCGAACCGGCCGATCGCCCCCCGACCGCCCAGGCCTTCGCAGACGCGCTGCTCGCTCCAGCCCCGCAGCCCCAGCCCCTGAAAGGCCCCGGGTGGCTGACCCCGCGCACGGTCTGTCTGGCGTCGGGCGCGGTGTTCACGGCGACGACCCTGCTGAGCTGGCTGCAGCGTTGA
- a CDS encoding winged helix-turn-helix transcriptional regulator, whose translation MTTLNRPGTPDGHVCGIDTAMEVIGGKWKVLILWALHEHPHRRFGELRRLIPGITEKVLASHLREMEADGIVDRVSYDEVPPRVEYALTTSGRRLDEALEPLAAWGRERRESSSPTH comes from the coding sequence ATGACGACACTGAACCGACCGGGTACGCCCGACGGGCACGTCTGCGGGATCGACACCGCGATGGAGGTGATCGGCGGCAAGTGGAAGGTCCTCATCCTCTGGGCCCTCCACGAACACCCGCACCGCCGCTTCGGCGAACTCCGCCGCCTGATCCCGGGCATCACGGAGAAGGTCCTCGCCTCCCACCTGCGCGAGATGGAGGCGGACGGCATCGTCGACCGCGTCTCCTACGACGAGGTCCCGCCCCGCGTCGAGTACGCCCTGACCACATCCGGCCGCCGCCTCGACGAGGCCCTCGAACCGCTGGCGGCCTGGGGGCGGGAGCGGCGGGAATCCAGTAGCCCGACGCACTGA
- a CDS encoding glucosyl-3-phosphoglycerate synthase, with protein sequence MLEEVERWLARRSWSVTDRPLERILAAKRNTTVSVVLPALNEEATVGDIVSVIRRELMTESVPLVDELVVIDSGSTDRTAEVAAAAGARVVARDAILPRIPTVPGKGEVLWRSLMATSGDVVCFVDADLRDFSADFVTGIVGPLLTDPDVEFVKAMYDRPFGTEFDGLASGKTPGQGGRVTELVARPLLNLHWPQLAGFVQPLGGEYAARRSLLERLPFPVGYGVELGLLVDALHTVGLDALAQVDVGVRKHRHQDGQALGRMAAAIYRTAQLRLSRGHLVRPRLTQFERGEKGFEPRTYAVDTEERPPMAEIAEYAQRRVA encoded by the coding sequence GTGCTGGAAGAGGTGGAGCGCTGGCTGGCCCGGCGGTCCTGGTCGGTGACGGACAGGCCGCTGGAACGGATCCTCGCAGCCAAGCGGAACACGACGGTCAGCGTCGTCCTGCCCGCGCTGAACGAGGAGGCGACGGTCGGGGACATCGTCTCCGTGATCCGGCGCGAGCTGATGACCGAGTCCGTCCCCCTCGTGGACGAGCTGGTGGTGATCGACTCGGGCTCCACGGACCGTACGGCGGAGGTCGCGGCGGCGGCGGGCGCGCGGGTGGTCGCGCGGGACGCGATACTCCCCCGCATACCGACCGTCCCCGGCAAGGGCGAGGTGCTCTGGCGGTCGCTGATGGCGACGAGCGGGGACGTGGTCTGTTTCGTGGACGCGGACCTGCGGGACTTCTCGGCGGACTTCGTGACGGGGATCGTGGGCCCGCTGCTCACGGACCCGGACGTGGAGTTCGTGAAGGCGATGTACGACCGCCCGTTCGGCACTGAATTCGATGGGCTCGCCTCCGGCAAGACCCCCGGTCAGGGCGGCCGGGTGACGGAACTGGTGGCCCGCCCGCTGCTGAACCTCCACTGGCCGCAGCTGGCCGGTTTCGTGCAGCCGCTGGGCGGCGAGTACGCGGCCCGGCGCTCGCTGCTCGAACGGCTGCCGTTCCCGGTCGGTTACGGAGTGGAGCTGGGGCTGCTCGTGGACGCCCTGCACACGGTGGGCCTGGACGCGCTCGCGCAGGTGGACGTGGGGGTGCGCAAGCACCGGCACCAGGACGGGCAGGCGCTGGGCCGGATGGCGGCGGCGATCTACCGGACGGCGCAGCTGCGGCTCTCGCGGGGGCATCTGGTGCGGCCGCGGCTCACGCAGTTCGAGCGGGGCGAGAAGGGCTTCGAGCCGCGGACGTACGCGGTGGACACGGAGGAGCGGCCGCCGATGGCCGAGATCGCGGAGTACGCACAGCGCCGCGTGGCGTGA